The Clostridioides difficile genome has a segment encoding these proteins:
- a CDS encoding DUF1254 domain-containing protein, with amino-acid sequence MNKNDLLEIVKNTYIYGYPIVGMYELLYTQIVNPQTKLTNFNEFAHTATVASPKTSFIPAPNNDTTYSRAWLDLREEPVIIEVPNTNDRYYSIQLLDLFTETITNIGRRLTGTEPGKFAIIGPDWNGNLPQNTHIIKSSTPFALAFLRILVNNKNDVQEVKDIQTKFKIYRLSQLSNNAYCDSCNTKDLPTYKNSNYHEFFETLNNILSLMPKLNIEPNVLLSPNQLKEFPEDILTKACDKAKELINEGGLKFGESSNFWRVARKGIGNYANDYLQRSVVWHKGALANQPEESLYPSTFQDSTGQFLDGNFNYELKFTKNELPPVSQFWSLTMYLFKNAFLVDNEIDRYSIGDRTKGLVYNEDGSLIIYIQNKRPKDENKIANWLPSPTEKFYMTLRLYGPSEDAICGKWLPPVVTRVN; translated from the coding sequence ATGAATAAAAATGATTTACTTGAAATAGTTAAAAATACTTATATATATGGATATCCAATAGTAGGTATGTATGAATTACTATATACACAGATTGTGAATCCGCAAACTAAATTAACAAACTTTAATGAATTTGCTCATACTGCTACTGTAGCATCACCAAAAACATCATTTATACCAGCACCAAACAATGATACTACATACTCAAGAGCTTGGCTTGACTTACGTGAAGAACCTGTAATAATAGAAGTACCAAACACCAATGATAGATATTATTCTATACAGTTATTGGACTTGTTTACAGAGACAATTACTAATATTGGTAGAAGATTAACGGGAACAGAACCAGGCAAATTTGCCATTATTGGTCCAGATTGGAATGGTAATTTACCTCAAAATACTCACATAATTAAAAGTAGTACACCTTTTGCATTAGCATTTTTAAGAATTCTTGTAAATAACAAAAATGATGTTCAAGAAGTTAAAGATATTCAAACTAAATTTAAAATATATAGACTTTCACAGCTCTCTAATAACGCATATTGTGATAGCTGTAATACTAAAGATTTACCAACATATAAAAATTCAAATTACCATGAATTTTTTGAAACTCTGAACAACATACTTTCATTAATGCCAAAATTAAATATTGAGCCAAATGTATTATTATCACCTAACCAACTAAAAGAATTTCCTGAGGATATATTAACTAAGGCTTGCGATAAGGCAAAAGAGCTTATAAATGAAGGTGGATTAAAATTTGGAGAATCTTCTAATTTTTGGCGTGTAGCTCGCAAAGGTATAGGTAACTATGCAAATGATTATTTACAACGTTCAGTAGTTTGGCACAAAGGTGCTTTAGCTAATCAACCAGAAGAATCTCTGTACCCAAGTACCTTCCAAGATAGTACTGGACAATTCTTAGATGGAAATTTTAACTATGAATTAAAATTTACTAAAAATGAACTTCCTCCAGTCAGCCAATTTTGGTCATTAACAATGTACTTGTTTAAAAATGCATTCTTAGTAGACAATGAAATTGACCGCTACTCCATTGGAGACCGTACAAAAGGATTAGTCTATAATGAAGATGGTTCACTAATAATCTATATACAAAATAAACGTCCAAAAGATGAAAATAAAATAGCAAATTGGCTACCATCTCCTACAGAGAAATTTTACATGACCTTAAGATTATATGGCCCAAGTGAAGATGCTATTTGTGGTAAATGGTTACCTCCTGTTGTTACTAGAGTAAACTAA